The DNA region GCGGTCAACGATCCGAACGCCGCCGCCAATCCCATCGGCGCGAGCCACCTGGCTGTCGAAAACGCCCTCGCCGCCGTGAATCTCGCCACCACCACGCTGCGACCGGGCGGGTTCGACAGCAATGCCTTCGGCTGGATCGCGGCGGTGTCGGCCGGCGAGCCGATTCAGCACGCCTATCCCGACGCCGCCCTGGCCATGATCCACCCCCTCGATATCGCCGACATCGCGGTGGCCGCCCTCACCGGCGACGAATTGCGCGGCCGCACAGTCACTCTCACCGGCCCGGCGGCGATCAGCTTCCGCGCGCAGATCGGTCACCTCGCCGAGGCCGTCGGCCGCGAGATCCCGATCACCACCATCACCCCGGCCGAGGCCGAGGCCCAGATGTCGGGCACCATGCCGCCCTACATCGTGAACGCCCTGCTCCAGACCTGGGCACGCACCACCGACCAGCCCGAAACCCCCGCCGACACCACCGAGACCCTGCTCGGCGTCCCGGCCCGCACCTTCGCCCAGTGGGCCCGCGAGAACGCGCCCGCCTTCGGCGCCGCCTGAGCCACGCCGCAACCCGCCCGAGCCACGCCGCGCCCGGTAGCCCGGTCGTCGCGGAAACCACTGCCCACCAGGGGCGCGGCGCGTAGGCTCGGACGAATCCCGCAGTCGCCGAACGATCCCGGGGAGTTCAGCATGGCGTCCGCACCACCACCGAAGGTTCCACCACTGCCGCTCCTGCGCGCCCTCACCTGGGTCCG from Nocardia tengchongensis includes:
- a CDS encoding SDR family oxidoreductase, coding for MTTLVTGARGQIGRAVLTTLHARGLPVRAASKDPSALDLPAGIEATTLPEDLESLTAALKDVRQVFLYANPAAAGTFAQAAAAAGVEHVVLLSSSAVNDPNAAANPIGASHLAVENALAAVNLATTTLRPGGFDSNAFGWIAAVSAGEPIQHAYPDAALAMIHPLDIADIAVAALTGDELRGRTVTLTGPAAISFRAQIGHLAEAVGREIPITTITPAEAEAQMSGTMPPYIVNALLQTWARTTDQPETPADTTETLLGVPARTFAQWARENAPAFGAA